A portion of the Celeribacter baekdonensis genome contains these proteins:
- a CDS encoding DUF58 domain-containing protein, whose protein sequence is MSLSPPSSPSLRARAEALAGPLPPLQAQAEQLARTLLLGGHGRRQAGMGDEFWQYRPAEPGDSGRAIDWRRSGRSDGHFVREKEWQSAQSVHLWADLSAAMGFSSDKNHPSKQERAGLLTMALAILLMKGGERVALASLGTPPRIGALQLRRIAEGLRPDPKAEGAEYGAPDATSFLPKSRAVFLSDFLGPIAPVERAIGAAADRGITGLMYQILDPAEEAFPFQGRTVFTSMAGGLRHETLRASDLRDRYLDRLAERKAQLAHLAHQAGWRFATHHTNTPAQPALLWLYEGLEGPR, encoded by the coding sequence GTGAGCCTTTCGCCTCCCTCCTCGCCATCGCTGCGTGCTCGCGCCGAAGCTTTGGCCGGTCCCCTGCCTCCGCTTCAGGCGCAGGCCGAACAGCTTGCGCGCACGCTCTTGTTGGGCGGGCATGGGCGGCGTCAGGCCGGGATGGGCGATGAGTTTTGGCAATACCGCCCGGCAGAACCCGGCGATTCGGGGCGCGCGATTGATTGGCGCCGCTCCGGGCGTTCGGACGGTCATTTTGTGCGTGAAAAAGAATGGCAATCGGCGCAGTCGGTGCATCTTTGGGCGGATCTGTCGGCCGCCATGGGCTTTTCCTCCGACAAAAACCACCCGAGCAAACAGGAGCGCGCCGGGCTTTTGACCATGGCGCTGGCGATCTTGTTGATGAAAGGCGGCGAACGTGTGGCTTTGGCCTCTTTGGGCACCCCGCCACGGATCGGTGCGTTGCAATTGCGGCGTATCGCGGAAGGCTTGCGCCCTGATCCAAAGGCTGAGGGCGCAGAGTACGGCGCGCCGGATGCCACATCGTTTTTGCCCAAATCCCGCGCGGTGTTTTTGTCTGACTTTTTAGGTCCGATCGCGCCGGTCGAACGCGCCATCGGGGCGGCGGCGGATCGCGGTATCACCGGGCTTATGTACCAAATCCTTGATCCCGCCGAAGAGGCTTTCCCCTTTCAGGGGCGCACGGTTTTTACCTCGATGGCGGGTGGGTTGCGCCACGAAACCCTGCGCGCCTCCGACCTTCGTGACCGTTATCTTGACCGTCTTGCCGAGCGCAAAGCCCAGCTTGCGCATCTGGCGCATCAGGCCGGGTGGCGTTTTGCCACCCATCACACCAACACCCCGGCACAGCCCGCGCTTTTGTGGCTGTATGAAGGTCTGGAGGGGCCGCGCTGA
- a CDS encoding DUF599 domain-containing protein: MDHLKFFTSLDALAVGYLLMAWFVIGHVIERPLGSRISTSVLVANYRRQWMIQMITRQPRIFDATILGTLREGTSFFASACLIAIGGGLAAISNAKKLSDVAQNLALDAPEIIWEVKILLALLFITSAFLKFIWSNRLFGYCGVVMASVPNDPNDPLTLHRAQKAGDLNITAARAFNGGLRGIYFALGSLGWLLGPVGLLISTTLTLFILLRREFASTSREILLRDEG, encoded by the coding sequence ATGGATCATCTCAAATTTTTCACGTCCCTCGATGCCCTCGCCGTCGGCTATTTGCTGATGGCGTGGTTCGTGATTGGCCATGTCATCGAACGCCCGTTGGGATCGCGTATCTCGACCTCTGTTTTGGTGGCCAATTACCGAAGACAGTGGATGATTCAGATGATCACCCGCCAGCCGCGCATCTTTGATGCGACGATTTTGGGCACCCTGCGTGAGGGCACATCGTTTTTTGCCTCCGCCTGCCTGATTGCCATCGGCGGCGGCTTGGCGGCGATCTCGAACGCGAAAAAATTGAGTGACGTGGCTCAAAACCTGGCGCTCGATGCGCCTGAAATTATTTGGGAAGTCAAAATTCTGTTGGCCCTGCTGTTCATCACCAGCGCCTTTTTAAAATTCATCTGGTCCAATCGGCTGTTTGGCTATTGCGGCGTGGTCATGGCCTCAGTGCCCAATGATCCAAACGACCCTTTGACGCTGCACCGCGCACAAAAGGCCGGAGATTTGAACATCACAGCGGCGCGCGCCTTTAACGGTGGCTTGCGCGGCATTTATTTCGCGCTTGGCTCGCTTGGATGGCTGCTTGGCCCCGTCGGATTGCTGATCAGCACAACGCTCACCCTGTTCATCCTGTTGCGCCGCGAATTCGCCTCCACCTCGCGCGAAATTTTACTGCGCGACGAAGGTTGA
- a CDS encoding FAD-linked oxidase C-terminal domain-containing protein gives MEMPTPNPELLAQKPKLVARLRAVLPSDAVIDAPEEVRAYECDALTAYRCAPLVAVLPSTTEEVAAILRICHDMGVPVVPRGAGTSLAGGALPTADCVILGVARLREVIEINTSDRYIRVQTGMTNLSVTAAVESDGFFYAPDPSSQLACAIAGNIAMNSGGAHCLKYGVTTNNLLGVTLVLADGEVVEIGGAHMDAGGLDLLGVICGSEGQLGIVTEATLRILPKPEGARPVLIGFDSNEVAGACVADIIKSGLIPVAIEFMDRPIIRATESFAKAGYPDCEALLIIEVEGSPQEISDQLARITTIAKRHNPVEIRESQDPEESARIWLGRKSAFGAMGQMGDYICLDGTIPVGALPLVLKRIGELSDAAGHMVGNVFHAGDGNMHPLILFNANEPGQLESAEALGAEILKLCVDVGGCLTGEHGVGVEKRDLMTHQFALADLEAQMAVKDVFDPAWILNPAKVFPLAASADRRGGQ, from the coding sequence ATGGAGATGCCGACCCCGAATCCCGAACTCCTTGCGCAAAAGCCAAAGCTTGTGGCGCGCCTTCGCGCGGTTCTGCCGTCTGACGCGGTGATTGACGCGCCCGAGGAGGTGCGGGCCTATGAATGTGACGCGCTGACCGCCTATCGCTGCGCGCCTTTGGTGGCTGTGTTGCCCAGCACGACCGAAGAGGTCGCCGCCATCCTGCGCATTTGTCATGACATGGGCGTGCCGGTGGTGCCGCGGGGCGCAGGAACGTCGCTTGCGGGGGGGGCTTTGCCAACGGCGGATTGTGTGATCCTTGGGGTGGCGCGGCTGCGCGAGGTGATTGAGATCAACACCAGCGATCGCTATATCCGGGTGCAAACCGGGATGACCAATCTCTCGGTGACGGCGGCGGTCGAAAGCGACGGGTTTTTCTACGCGCCCGATCCCTCAAGCCAATTGGCCTGTGCCATTGCTGGCAATATCGCGATGAATTCCGGTGGCGCGCATTGCCTCAAATATGGCGTCACGACGAACAATCTTTTGGGCGTCACCCTGGTTTTGGCCGATGGTGAGGTGGTCGAGATCGGCGGCGCGCATATGGATGCGGGCGGGCTTGATCTTTTGGGGGTGATTTGCGGCTCTGAAGGACAACTTGGGATTGTCACCGAGGCGACCCTGCGCATTTTGCCCAAACCCGAAGGCGCGCGGCCTGTGTTGATCGGGTTTGACAGCAACGAGGTCGCGGGGGCCTGTGTCGCCGACATCATCAAATCGGGTCTGATCCCGGTGGCGATTGAGTTCATGGACCGGCCGATTATTCGCGCCACAGAAAGTTTTGCCAAGGCGGGATACCCCGATTGCGAGGCGCTTTTGATCATCGAAGTTGAAGGGTCGCCGCAAGAGATTTCAGACCAACTGGCCCGCATCACCACCATCGCCAAACGCCACAATCCGGTTGAGATTCGCGAAAGCCAAGACCCGGAGGAAAGCGCACGGATTTGGCTGGGGCGCAAATCCGCCTTTGGTGCGATGGGACAGATGGGCGATTACATTTGTCTAGATGGCACGATCCCGGTGGGCGCGCTGCCCTTGGTGCTCAAACGCATTGGCGAGCTGTCGGACGCCGCAGGTCACATGGTCGGCAATGTGTTTCATGCGGGCGATGGCAATATGCACCCGCTGATCCTGTTCAACGCCAATGAGCCCGGCCAATTGGAAAGCGCTGAGGCGTTGGGCGCGGAGATTTTGAAGCTCTGCGTCGATGTGGGCGGCTGTTTGACCGGTGAACATGGCGTGGGGGTTGAGAAGCGCGATCTGATGACGCATCAATTTGCGCTCGCCGATTTGGAGGCGCAAATGGCGGTAAAGGATGTGTTTGATCCGGCGTGGATTTTGAACCCGGCGAAGGTTTTTCCACTCGCGGCGAGTGCGGATCGGAGGGGTGGGCAATGA
- a CDS encoding FAD-binding protein, which translates to MSILTTAQDISCDSEAQLADVIRTGGPFVVAGGGTSRIGLAEGDRLRWTGTQFDYDPGALTLVVSAGMSVDAVSVRLAEEHQRVAFEPSDLGPLLGREGARSIGGMVASNASGPRRVAVGACRDACLGVRFVDGRGEIVKNGGRVMKNVTGLDLVKLMAGSQGTLGVLTEVSLKTQPIPETTATLIFEGQTEAEAVNTMSRALGTPFDITGAAHLRQAADGTPARTLLRLEGIEGAVRYRVEALQTRLSDLGEAAVEWEAAQSEATWGAIRDVTRFVGVPGDVWRLSVTPSTAPALVAAIAPLDVIYDWGGGRLWLLTFAGTDVRAKMGQGHASLVRASDETKRRLGVFPPENTIVARLSQGLRQTFDPEQKFNPRMMG; encoded by the coding sequence ATGAGTATTTTGACTACGGCACAAGACATATCCTGTGACAGTGAGGCGCAGCTTGCCGACGTGATCCGCACGGGAGGGCCGTTTGTGGTCGCGGGCGGCGGCACAAGCCGGATTGGATTGGCCGAGGGAGATCGCTTGCGCTGGACCGGCACACAGTTCGACTATGACCCGGGCGCACTGACGCTTGTGGTCTCCGCCGGGATGTCCGTTGATGCAGTGAGCGTACGGCTTGCAGAAGAGCATCAAAGAGTGGCGTTTGAGCCGTCTGATTTGGGGCCATTGCTCGGTCGCGAAGGCGCGCGCAGCATCGGCGGGATGGTCGCATCCAATGCCTCTGGTCCGCGTCGTGTCGCCGTTGGGGCCTGTCGGGATGCCTGTCTCGGCGTGCGCTTTGTCGATGGGCGGGGCGAGATCGTCAAGAACGGTGGGCGGGTGATGAAAAATGTCACTGGGCTTGATCTGGTAAAGCTGATGGCGGGGAGCCAAGGCACGCTTGGGGTTTTGACCGAAGTGAGCCTCAAGACCCAGCCAATCCCGGAAACCACCGCAACATTGATCTTTGAAGGTCAAACGGAGGCGGAGGCGGTCAACACGATGTCACGCGCTTTGGGCACGCCTTTTGACATTACGGGTGCCGCGCATCTCCGCCAAGCTGCGGATGGCACGCCTGCGCGCACGCTTTTACGGCTTGAAGGGATTGAGGGCGCGGTGCGATACCGGGTGGAGGCGTTGCAAACCCGGCTGTCTGATCTGGGTGAGGCTGCCGTAGAGTGGGAGGCCGCGCAGAGTGAAGCGACATGGGGCGCGATTCGCGATGTGACGCGGTTTGTGGGCGTGCCCGGCGATGTCTGGCGGCTGTCGGTGACGCCCTCGACAGCGCCCGCTTTGGTGGCCGCAATCGCGCCTTTGGATGTGATCTATGATTGGGGCGGCGGACGGCTATGGCTGTTGACGTTTGCGGGCACAGATGTGCGGGCCAAGATGGGCCAAGGTCACGCCAGTTTGGTGCGCGCCAGCGATGAGACCAAGCGCAGGCTTGGGGTGTTCCCGCCGGAGAACACCATCGTGGCGCGGCTGTCCCAAGGGTTGCGTCAAACATTCGATCCAGAGCAAAAATTTAACCCAAGGATGATGGGCTGA
- the glcF gene encoding glycolate oxidase subunit GlcF: MQTTFTPEQLSDPGIARANEILRSCVHCGFCTATCPTYAVLGDELDSPRGRIYLIKDMLENDRPADARTVKHLDRCLSCLACMTTCPSGVHYMHLIDHARVHVEKTYKRPLMDRLLRWTLARIIPYPNRFRVALLGAKIAKPLRHLLPDPRLKAMLEMAPKVIPPVSRNDDAQVFPANGARKMRVALMTGCAQKALDTDINDATIRLLTRFGCEVVVAKGAGCCGALTHHMGKEAESHRAAAKNIRAWMAEIASEGLDAIVINTSGCGTTVKDYGHMFRSSDMAEDAAQIAALAKDVSEVLMQLDLPAGKQDLKVAYHAACSLQHGQQIKAYPKDLLKRVGFEVVEPRDGHLCCGSAGTYNLLQPEISKNLKARKIKTLSEKTPDVVAAGNIGCMIQLGSGMDVPVVHTVELLDWATGGQKPPKLFSNRP; this comes from the coding sequence ATGCAGACGACTTTTACGCCCGAACAGCTCTCTGATCCCGGCATTGCGCGCGCCAATGAGATCTTGCGGTCCTGTGTGCATTGCGGATTTTGTACCGCAACCTGTCCGACCTATGCGGTCTTGGGCGATGAGTTGGATAGCCCGCGCGGGCGGATTTATCTGATCAAGGATATGTTGGAAAACGACCGGCCCGCCGATGCGCGCACGGTCAAACATTTGGATCGTTGCCTGTCCTGTCTGGCCTGTATGACGACCTGCCCGTCGGGGGTGCATTATATGCATCTGATTGATCATGCGCGGGTGCATGTGGAAAAAACCTACAAACGTCCGTTGATGGATCGGCTGCTGCGCTGGACTTTGGCGCGGATCATTCCCTATCCGAACCGGTTTCGTGTCGCGCTTTTGGGGGCCAAAATTGCCAAACCGTTGCGGCATCTATTGCCCGACCCGCGCCTGAAAGCGATGTTGGAGATGGCACCAAAGGTTATCCCGCCCGTGTCGCGCAATGATGATGCACAGGTGTTTCCCGCGAACGGTGCGCGCAAAATGCGGGTGGCTTTGATGACGGGCTGTGCGCAAAAGGCGCTCGATACCGATATCAACGATGCCACGATCCGGCTGTTGACCCGGTTCGGCTGTGAGGTCGTCGTGGCCAAAGGCGCGGGCTGTTGTGGGGCGCTGACCCATCACATGGGCAAAGAGGCCGAAAGCCACAGGGCGGCAGCCAAAAACATCCGCGCTTGGATGGCGGAAATCGCGAGCGAGGGGTTGGATGCGATTGTGATCAACACCTCGGGCTGTGGCACCACGGTGAAAGACTACGGCCATATGTTTCGCAGCTCAGACATGGCAGAAGATGCGGCCCAGATCGCCGCTTTGGCCAAAGATGTCTCTGAGGTCTTGATGCAACTCGACCTGCCTGCGGGCAAACAAGACCTGAAAGTCGCCTATCATGCCGCCTGTTCGTTGCAACACGGCCAACAGATCAAAGCCTACCCCAAGGACCTTTTGAAACGGGTGGGATTCGAGGTGGTCGAGCCGCGCGATGGCCATTTGTGTTGCGGATCGGCGGGCACCTACAACCTTTTGCAGCCTGAAATTTCAAAAAATTTGAAAGCCCGGAAAATCAAAACACTGTCGGAGAAGACACCAGATGTCGTGGCTGCGGGCAATATCGGCTGCATGATACAGTTGGGATCGGGCATGGATGTGCCTGTGGTGCACACGGTTGAATTGCTCGATTGGGCAACAGGCGGCCAAAAACCGCCCAAATTGTTCTCGAATCGGCCATAA
- a CDS encoding trypsin-like serine peptidase, which produces MKYLLTVVFLLLTVGQAQADSALKAFRTGDDSRGWEAVGRLDFAGRSFCTGSLITETLVLTAAHCMFDIYSHKPHAPSDVTFKAGWRNGSAQAYRTARAIYVHPSFSISTGDRHDRLVNDIALIELDRPVRDGSVIPFPTAARPEKGQAVGVVSYAHDRAETPSLQASCHVMARQGGVLVTSCDVDFGSSGAPIFDMSGPRPRIVSVISAKAQYHGQKVSVGTSLDGALGDLLKLASSGHSTFKKADAGDAGPVPELTDTEFVVGVVGY; this is translated from the coding sequence ATGAAATATTTACTGACAGTCGTCTTTCTGCTCCTCACGGTGGGGCAGGCACAGGCCGATAGCGCACTTAAGGCCTTTCGGACCGGGGATGACAGTCGCGGATGGGAAGCCGTCGGACGTCTCGATTTTGCCGGGCGCAGCTTTTGCACCGGCTCTTTGATCACCGAAACTCTGGTGCTGACGGCGGCGCATTGTATGTTCGACATCTATTCGCACAAACCCCATGCGCCCAGTGACGTGACCTTTAAGGCGGGTTGGCGCAATGGCTCGGCTCAGGCCTACCGCACGGCTCGTGCCATCTATGTTCATCCCAGCTTTTCCATCTCCACCGGAGACCGCCATGATCGGTTGGTCAATGACATTGCTCTGATCGAATTGGACCGCCCTGTGCGCGACGGTTCTGTGATACCTTTTCCGACCGCCGCCCGCCCTGAAAAAGGCCAGGCTGTGGGCGTGGTCTCCTACGCCCATGACCGCGCCGAAACCCCGTCTTTGCAGGCAAGCTGTCATGTGATGGCGCGTCAGGGTGGTGTTTTGGTCACGTCTTGTGACGTTGATTTTGGCTCCTCCGGGGCACCGATTTTCGACATGTCGGGCCCGCGTCCGCGCATCGTGTCGGTGATCTCCGCCAAGGCGCAATATCACGGCCAAAAGGTTTCGGTCGGCACCTCGCTTGATGGTGCTTTGGGCGACCTGTTGAAACTGGCCTCCAGCGGGCACAGCACGTTTAAAAAGGCCGATGCAGGCGATGCAGGCCCGGTGCCCGAGCTGACAGATACTGAATTTGTGGTCGGTGTCGTCGGGTACTGA
- a CDS encoding Hsp20 family protein, translating to MRNFDLAPLYRATVGFDQIADMMDRVLTQEVAQPSYPPYNIEKTADDGWRISLAVAGFSTEDITIEQRHNALIIAARKADGEDEKAKTYLHRGIATRAFERRFQLADHVKVTGASHVNGMLHIELQREVPEALKPRQIEIAGPNTVETKVIEDAQETVEV from the coding sequence ATGCGTAACTTTGATCTTGCCCCCCTGTACCGGGCCACTGTTGGCTTTGACCAAATCGCGGATATGATGGACCGCGTTCTGACCCAAGAGGTCGCTCAGCCAAGCTACCCGCCTTATAATATTGAAAAAACCGCCGATGATGGTTGGCGTATTTCGCTGGCTGTTGCCGGGTTTTCAACCGAAGACATCACCATTGAACAGCGCCACAATGCGTTGATCATTGCCGCGCGCAAAGCCGATGGTGAGGACGAAAAGGCCAAAACCTATCTGCATCGCGGCATTGCCACCCGCGCCTTTGAGCGCCGGTTCCAACTTGCCGATCACGTCAAGGTGACGGGCGCGTCGCATGTGAATGGCATGTTGCACATCGAGCTTCAGCGCGAAGTGCCAGAGGCGCTGAAACCGCGCCAAATTGAAATCGCCGGGCCCAATACCGTGGAGACCAAGGTGATCGAAGATGCACAGGAGACCGTCGAGGTCTAA